A stretch of the Notolabrus celidotus isolate fNotCel1 chromosome 3, fNotCel1.pri, whole genome shotgun sequence genome encodes the following:
- the wt1b gene encoding LOW QUALITY PROTEIN: WT1 transcription factor b (The sequence of the model RefSeq protein was modified relative to this genomic sequence to represent the inferred CDS: deleted 3 bases in 2 codons) yields the protein MLTDPCRAMSMGSDVRDLTLLFAPPVPSLPGAGGGCGMPVAGGGQWTQLLDLHPSSPYSTLPSHPLIKQEPGWGTADTIEDPHCGLGAFTVHFSGQFTGSGPCRVGAFGEPTASQARMFPSGTYLPGCMETSPATRNQGYGAVSLDSNPSYGHTPSHHTPQLSSLSFKHEDTLSPPNSIVEQQYPAPPPMFGCHNPPETCPNSQALLLRNYNSDNLYQMASQLDCVTWNQMNTLASSMKSGHPTSYDSDPTVPSPSMLVSAQYHIHTHGVFRGLQDVRRVAGIGPPVVRSTEANEKRPFVCAYPGCSKKYFKLSHLQMHGRKHTGEKPYQCDFTDCGRRFSRSDQLKRHQRRHTGVKPFQCETCQRKFSRSDHLKTHTRTHTGKTSEKPLPAAGPTVRRSLPALTS from the exons ATGCTAACTGACCCGTGTAGAGCCATGTCCATGGGGTCAGACGTCCGAGATCTGACCCTCTTATTC GCGCCTCCAGTGCCGTCCTTACCAGGAGCTGGCGGCGGCTGTGGGATGCCTGTCGCTGGTGGTGGGCAGTGGACCCAACTCCTGGACCTCCACCCTAGCTCTCCCTACAGCACCCTGCCCTCCCAC CCCCTCATCAAGCAGGAACCAGGATGGGGAACCGCTGACACCATAGAGGACCCTCACTGTGGACTTGGGGCCTTCACGGTGCACTTCTCGGGCCAGTTTACAGGATCAGGCCCTTGTCGAGTTGGGGCATTCGGAGAGCCAACTGCAAGTCAGGCCAGGATGTTCCCCAGTGGGACCTACCTGCCCGGCTGCATGGAGACTTCTCCTGCAACCAGGAACCAGG GTTATGGAGCAGTGAGTTTAGACAGCAACCCCAGTTATGGTCACACTCCATCTCACCACACCCCTCAGCTCTCTAGCCTGTCCTTCAAACATGAGGACACGCTGTCTCCACCAAACAGCATAG ttgAGCAGCAGTACCCAGCTCCCCCTCCCATGTTTGGATGCCACAATCCCCCAGAAACCTGTCCGAACAGCCAGGCTCTGCTGCTGAGAAACTACAACAG TGATAACCTGTACCAAATGGCGTCTCAGCTGGACTGTGTTACATGGAACCAGATGAACACGCTGGCTTCTTCCATGAAGAG CGGACACCCAACCAGTTATGACAGCGACCCCACAGTCCCTTCTCCATCCATGCTGGTCAGTGCCCagtaccacatacacacacatggagtCTTCAGGGGACTTCAG GATGTTAGACGGGTAGCTGGTATTGGTCCACCAGTCGTGAGGTCTACAGAAGCCAATGAAAAGCGCCCGTTTGTCTGCGCATATCCTGGCTGCAGCAAGAAATACTTCAAACTATCACATCTGCAGATGCACGGCCgcaaacacacag GAGAAAAGCCTTACCAATGTGATTTCACAGACTGTGGCCGCAGATTCTCTCGCTCAGACCAGTTAAAGAGGCATCAACGCAGACACACAG GAGTGAAGCCTTTTCAGTGCGAGACGTGTCAGAGAAAGTTTTCACGGTCAGATCATCTTAAGACTCACACTCGGACTCATACAGGTAAAACAA GTGAGAAGCCCTTACCTGCCGCTGGTCCAACTGTCAGAAGAAGTTTGCCCGCTCTGACGAGCTGA